From Asterias amurensis chromosome 3, ASM3211899v1, a single genomic window includes:
- the LOC139935326 gene encoding aqualysin-1-like — translation MKLILLCLCVAAANAALAPIYMAQRRGIPNSFIIKAKDASVLDQIETDILAEFQTMRMPAPKVSMIRDLIPVLNLRIPPHMINTIRAIDGIEFVEQEAMAQILGQQYNPTWGIDRIDSRDGIDGVYNFNDGALGENGHVYIVDTGMRTTHSEFNGRAMLIFGGPDDNGHGTHCGGTVAGATYGIARRAYIYSAKVCTNSGGCPTYLILDGLNAVSQRPKGVVSMSLGGGANHALDAGVQALIDTGYVLSIAAGNSDSDACYNSPARVPGAITVAASDDQDQIAYFSCWGSCVDIFAPGVNIESASHNWDTGSATMSGTSMACPHVSGVATLYFVKNGGASGVVSQLLGDASNGKIYYTKGSPNKLLYSGNL, via the exons ATGAAGCTGATCTTGTTGTGTCTGTGTGTGGCCGCTGCCAATGCCGCCCTTGCTCCAATTTACATGGCCCAGCGACGTGGCATTCCAAACAGCTTTATCATCAAAGCTAAG GATGCATCCGTATTGGACCAGATAGAGACAGATATCTTGGCTGAGTTTCAGACCATGCGAATGCCGGCCCCAAAGGTGTCCATGATCCGTGATCTGATTCCCGTTCTGAATCTCCGAATCCCACCTCACATGATTAATACT ATCCGCGCCATTGATGGTATTGAGTTCGTCGAGCAAGAAGCCATGGCGCAGATCTTAGGGCAGCAGTACAACCCAACTTGGGGAATTGACAGGATCGACTCAAGAGACGGGATTGATGGAGTCTACAACTTCAATGACGGCG CCTTGGGAGAAAATGGTCACGTCTACATCGTGGATACCGGTATGAGAACAACTCATTCAGAGTTTAATGGTCGCGCCATGCTCATTTTCGGTGGGCCAGACGACAACGGCCACGGAACCCATTGTGGTGGTACTGTCGCTGGAGCTACTTACGGAATTGCACGCAGAGCGTATATTTACAGTGCTAAAGTATGCACCAACTCCGGTGGTTGCCCTACCTACTTGATCCTCGACG GGTTGAATGCAGTTTCGCAGAGACCGAAAGGTGTTGTATCAATGTCTCTTGGTGGTGGTGCAAACCATGCCCTCGATGCTGGAGTCCAGGCACTGATCGATACCGGTTACGTACTTTCCATCGCGGCAGGAAACTCCGACTCGGATGCCTGCTACAACTCACCTGCCCGCGTTCCCGGC GCAATCACCGTAGCAGCCTCAGACGATCAGGACCAAATTGCCTATTTTTCATGCTGGGGCAGCTGTGTTGATATCTTTGCACCCGGTGTAAACATTGAAAGTGCCAGTCATAATTGGGACACCGGCTCTGCTACCATGTCAGGCACATCAATGGCTTGCCCACACGTTTCCG GTGTTGCTACACTGTACTTTGTCAAAAATGGAGGTGCAAGCGGTGTAGTATCGCAACTGCTTGGAGATGCGAGCAACGGGAAAATATACTACACCAAGGGATCGCCCAACAAGCTCCTTTACTCTGGAAAT TTGTAA